Proteins co-encoded in one Gossypium arboreum isolate Shixiya-1 chromosome 11, ASM2569848v2, whole genome shotgun sequence genomic window:
- the LOC108471434 gene encoding receptor-like protein kinase FERONIA produces MSLLHFFQVSKKAFGFVSRRGSQPNSTLPEELCIRQFSLAEIKAATANFDEGFIIGISNFGSVYKGVIDDGTFTVAIRRMKFSLSAFRTEVVFLSQLNHLNVESLIGFCNEKGETILVYEYLSNGSLFDYLHGNGISCNPIAWEKRLQICIGAARGLHYLHTGVKYIVLHRNVTSNTILLDHELVPKLSGFFLSRLGPHSMSKASIKKESLDVMATFGCLDSENLSGKNDVYAFGVVLLEVICGKTPVFEANGQKRSLAAWANWCFKNGTIYHNIDPYLKGRIAPECFNKYAEIAMSCISYSADERPSMGEVESTLQDALELQKKADSEMKCIIPHSEVMYEDELFCAP; encoded by the coding sequence ATGTCACTTTTACATTTCTTTCAAGTCTCTAAAAAAGCATTTGGCTTCGTTTCGCGACGAGGGAGCCAACCAAATTCCACACTTCCGGAGGAACTATGCATTCGTCAGTTTTCACTAGCAGAGATCAAAGCTGCGACTGCCAACTTCGATGAAGGCTTTATTATTGGTATAAGTAATTTTGGATCTGTATACAAAGGGGTTATAGATGATGGGACCTTTACAGTTGCTATCAGACGCATGAAATTTAGTCTTAGTGCGTTCCGAACTGAAGTGGTATTCCTTAGCCAGCTGAACCACTTAAATGTTGAATCTCTCATTGGATTCTGCAATGAGAAGGGGGAAACAATCCTTGTTTATGAATACCTGAGCAATGGGTCGCTCTTTGATTATCTCCATGGTAATGGTATCAGTTGCAATCCAATTGCCTGGGAAAAGAGGCTACAAATCTGCATTGGTGCAGCGCGTGGATTACATTACCTTCATACCGGAGTAAAGTATATAGTACTGCACCGCAACGTGACCAGCAACACTATTCTTTTAGATCATGAATTGGTTCCTAAACTTTCTGGGTTCTTTTTGTCCAGGTTAGGGCCTCATAGCATGTCAAAAGCTTCAATTAAAAAAGAGTCGCTAGATGTGATGGCTACTTTCGGATGCCTTGATTCAGAAAATCTGTCAGGAAAAAATGATGTCTATGCATTTGGTGTTGTCTTACTCGAAGTAATTTGTGGTAAAACACCAGTCTTTGAAGCAAATGGTCAGAAAAGATCTCTGGCTGCCTGGGCAAATTGGTGTTTCAAGAATGGGACCATTTATCACAATATTGATCCATATTTAAAGGGGAGGATAGCCCCAGAGTGCTTCAACAAGTATGCGGAGATTGCTATGTCTTGTATCTCTTATAGCGCAGATGAACGACCATCCATGGGTGAAGTAGAGTCGACTCTACAGGATGCACTGGAACTGCAGAAGAAAGCAGACTCTGAAATGAAATGTATAATTCCTCACAGCGAGGTCATGTATGAAGATGAACTATTTTGTGCACCTTAA
- the LOC128283838 gene encoding uncharacterized protein LOC128283838 has product MKLFMLCELGKKIDDYGDGNWKAKTLERENAQTPTPTKRRRFKDDIKPKISFFFILSFPLSFSKKKNRKTLSPPFVSLTIGFSLLGTPPPCSVAGDAQKWVFQPRFGTFLKAKPSASYKNKRREPSAPFRTRLQRQRRLSDNASVGIQVSERRGTRGGGVRRVRRSGMRGGSRQWGMRWLKAEVARFFF; this is encoded by the exons ATGAAACTATTTATGCTTTGTGAGCTTGGAAAGAAGATTGATGATTATGGTGATGGAAATTGGAAAGCAAAAACACTTGAAAG GGAGAATGCGCAGACCCCCACCCCTaccaaacgacgccgtttcaaagATGATATAAAACCAAAAATTTCCTTCTTTTTTATTCTGTCGTTTCCTCTTTCATTTTCCAAGAAAAAAAACCGCAAAACACTCTCTCCCCCCTTTGTTTCTCTGACGATCGGGTTCTCACTGCTCGGCACACCACCACCGTGTTCGGTGGCTGGCGACGCGCAAAAATGGGTATTTCAACCCCGTTTCGGAACCTTTTTGAAGGCCAAACCCTCGGCGTCTTATAAGAACAAAAGAAGAGAACCCTCAGCACCCTTCCGAACCCGATTGCAGCGACAGAGAAGACTCTCCGACAACGCGTCCGTGGGGATTCAG GTGTCAGAGAGGCGTGGGACACGTGGAGGGGGCGTTCGAAGAGTGCGACGAAGCGGCATGCGTGGAGGCAGCAGACAGTGGGGCATGCGGTGGTTGAAGGCagaggtggctaggttttttttttaa